A section of the Halichoerus grypus chromosome 11, mHalGry1.hap1.1, whole genome shotgun sequence genome encodes:
- the TAF1D gene encoding TATA box-binding protein-associated factor RNA polymerase I subunit D, whose amino-acid sequence MNFFNSIMASNSAVEIENESDNSSSGSSLFKTQCVPYSPKQGQRNPTRKFVHAPEGVQARDSSSDSSFEPRPLTLKAIFERFKKKKRKKRKYKPTGRPRGRPKGRKNTRRSQINKKQVQDKGSGFPFLESENARKPLPWRKILTFEQAVARGFFNYLEKLKYEYYLKESLKQMNVGEDLEKEDFDSRRYKYLDDDGSLSPIEESETEDEAATNLEHDECDIKLVDNNDFIISSEVPKMKNVYLEQEEYTEEAALSKKRASKSKNTGQDRMA is encoded by the exons TGATAACTCTTCTTCTGGTAGCAGTTTATTTAAAACTCAGTGTGTCCCTTACTCCCCTAAACAGGGGCAAAGAAACCCTACTAGAAAGTTTGTTCATGCACCTGAAGGTGTTCAGGCAAGGGATTCATCTAGTGACTCATCTTTCGAACCAAGACCATTGActttaaaagctatttttgaaagattcaaaaaaaagaaacgtaaaaagaggaaatataaacCAACAGGAAGACCAAGAGGAAGaccaaaagggagaaaaaacacTAGACGttcccaaataaataagaaacaagttCAAGATAAAGGATCTGGGTTTCCATTTTTGGAATCCGAGAATGCAAGAAAACCATTACCTTGGAGAAAAATTTTAACCTTTGAG CAAGCAGTGGCGAGAGGATTTTTCAACTACCTTGAAAAACTGAAGTATGAATACTACCTCAAGGAATCCTTGAAACAAATGAATGTTGGTGaagatttagaaaaagaagatTTTGACAGTCGTAGATACAAATACTTGGATGATGatggttctctctctcctattGAAGAATCAGA AACAGAGGATGAGGCTGCAACAAATCTTGAACATGATGAATGTGATATCAAATTGGTG GACAATAATGATTTCATAATAAGTTCTGAAGTGCCAAAGATGAAGAATGTGTATTTAGAACAAGAAGAATATACTGAAGAAGCCGCTTTGTCTAAAAAGAGAGCATCAAAGTCCAAAAATACTGGACAGGACAGAATGGCCTGA